One Ignavibacteriales bacterium genomic region harbors:
- the secA gene encoding preprotein translocase subunit SecA, giving the protein MLKFLSKIFPGKSEKDVNRILPIVKQINEYFEEYQKLSDEELCGKTTDFRSRISEAIKEYEEEILSKKESLKSNQELSLENREAIYTEIENLQKDRDGMIQQVLTEILPEAFAVVKETCRRLVGQSWEIMGHKILWEMVPFDVQLIGGVVLHEGKISEMATGEGKTLVATMPLYLNALPGRGVHLVTVNDYLALRDSLWMGRVFEFLGLTVGCIQAQMDPSQRKKQYGCDITYGTNNEFGFDYLRDNMVISRDELVHREFYYAIVDEVDSVLIDEARTPLIISGPVATEDHKFSEMKPRVERLVNAQRNFITKIVAEAEQFITDGKTEEAGVQILRAFRGLPKHKRLAKVLSEPANKKLMQQTEMEYLRDQSRRMHEIDDELYYAIDERNHTINLTEKGRELLAGSTNDKDFFILPDIGTEIALLENNLNMPTEEKQLKKDELNLQYAERSDRIHTVTQLLRAYSLYEKDDEYVVTDDGKVMIVDEFTGRMLAGRRFSDGLHQAIEAKEGVRIERDMQTLATITLQNYFRLYKKLAGMTGTAETEAPEFFDIYKLDVTVVPTNQDMIRDDMEDVIYKTKREKFNAVITEIEALRKANRPVLVGTTSVEVSETLSRMLKRQGVPHNVLNAKHHQREAEIVAHAGLPGGVTIATNMAGRGTDIKLGPGVADAGGLHIIGTERHEARRIDRQLRGRAGRQGDPGSSKFYLSLEDDLMRLFGSDRIAGIMERLGLKEGDVIQHPMISRSVQRAQKKVEENNYAIRKRLLEYDNVMNQQREVIYSRRRHALFGERLREDIFEMLDDFLDTTIEKHYEQGDVDEFRETMRTNLLVDFAVTPEQWDKLGKEGLKVAAYKASLDFYKRKEERIGAENMSMLEKMVALQVIDERWKDHLREMDDLKEGIHLRAYGQKDPIIEYKTEAFRMFVELLDLVRNETMNLVFKLFPQQTQEAPILRQPKISRPQNMTMTHESSLGMGLQASQAPSGDSTTGEQKGAPESRAGKPQPIHVGDKVGRNDPCPCGSGKKYKQCHGK; this is encoded by the coding sequence ATGTTAAAGTTCCTATCAAAAATATTCCCAGGTAAATCAGAAAAAGATGTAAATAGAATTTTACCAATCGTTAAACAAATTAACGAGTATTTTGAAGAATATCAAAAATTGAGCGATGAAGAATTGTGCGGAAAAACTACTGACTTCCGCTCCAGAATCTCTGAAGCGATAAAAGAATACGAGGAAGAAATTCTTTCAAAGAAAGAATCTCTGAAATCAAACCAAGAATTATCTCTCGAAAATCGTGAAGCTATCTATACAGAAATAGAAAATCTTCAAAAAGATCGCGATGGTATGATTCAGCAAGTATTAACAGAAATCTTGCCAGAAGCGTTCGCGGTAGTTAAAGAAACGTGCAGACGGTTGGTAGGGCAATCGTGGGAAATAATGGGGCATAAGATTTTATGGGAGATGGTTCCGTTCGATGTCCAGTTAATCGGCGGAGTTGTGCTGCACGAAGGTAAAATTTCGGAAATGGCAACGGGCGAAGGTAAAACATTGGTAGCCACTATGCCACTTTATTTGAATGCGTTACCCGGTCGCGGTGTTCACCTCGTCACTGTTAATGATTATCTCGCGTTGCGCGACAGTTTATGGATGGGAAGAGTTTTTGAATTTCTCGGTTTGACTGTCGGGTGTATTCAAGCTCAAATGGATCCGTCTCAAAGAAAAAAACAATATGGTTGTGATATAACTTACGGGACAAATAACGAATTTGGATTTGATTATCTCCGTGACAACATGGTGATATCACGTGATGAACTTGTTCATCGTGAATTTTATTATGCTATAGTCGACGAAGTTGACTCGGTTCTTATAGATGAAGCTCGAACACCTCTAATCATCAGCGGACCTGTAGCCACCGAAGATCATAAATTTTCTGAAATGAAACCGAGAGTCGAGCGACTTGTAAATGCTCAGCGGAATTTTATCACGAAAATTGTTGCAGAGGCAGAGCAGTTTATCACTGATGGAAAAACAGAAGAAGCAGGCGTTCAAATACTTCGTGCATTCCGAGGATTACCCAAACATAAACGACTTGCAAAAGTACTATCAGAGCCGGCAAATAAGAAATTGATGCAGCAAACCGAAATGGAATACTTGCGCGATCAATCACGACGAATGCACGAAATCGATGATGAACTTTATTATGCAATCGATGAACGGAATCATACGATCAATCTCACAGAGAAAGGTCGGGAACTGCTTGCCGGTTCAACAAATGATAAAGATTTCTTCATACTACCGGACATCGGTACCGAGATTGCTTTACTCGAAAATAATTTGAACATGCCTACCGAAGAAAAACAACTTAAGAAAGACGAATTAAACCTTCAGTATGCAGAGCGGAGCGATCGAATTCATACCGTTACACAGTTGTTACGGGCATATTCGCTGTATGAAAAGGATGATGAATATGTGGTGACGGATGACGGTAAAGTTATGATCGTCGATGAATTCACAGGTCGTATGTTGGCGGGCAGAAGATTTTCGGATGGTTTACATCAAGCGATTGAAGCGAAGGAAGGGGTTCGTATCGAACGAGATATGCAGACACTCGCTACAATCACATTACAAAATTATTTTCGTCTCTACAAAAAACTTGCCGGCATGACCGGAACTGCAGAAACAGAAGCGCCTGAGTTTTTCGATATTTATAAACTTGATGTAACTGTCGTGCCTACAAATCAGGATATGATACGGGACGACATGGAAGATGTAATTTATAAAACGAAGCGTGAGAAATTTAATGCGGTAATAACAGAGATAGAAGCGCTTCGTAAAGCTAACCGTCCGGTTTTAGTGGGTACAACATCCGTTGAAGTTTCTGAAACATTGAGCAGGATGCTCAAGCGTCAAGGTGTTCCGCATAATGTGTTGAATGCAAAACATCATCAGCGCGAAGCGGAAATTGTTGCGCATGCCGGCTTACCCGGCGGCGTTACAATCGCAACAAATATGGCTGGACGCGGAACCGATATTAAACTTGGTCCCGGTGTTGCCGATGCAGGCGGTTTGCATATCATCGGAACCGAGAGGCACGAAGCACGCCGTATCGATCGGCAGTTGCGCGGTCGTGCCGGTCGTCAAGGCGATCCAGGTTCATCAAAATTTTATCTGTCACTCGAAGATGATCTTATGCGTTTATTCGGAAGCGATAGAATTGCCGGTATTATGGAGCGGTTGGGATTGAAAGAGGGAGATGTTATACAACATCCGATGATTAGCCGTTCTGTTCAACGAGCGCAGAAAAAGGTTGAAGAAAACAATTACGCTATTCGTAAACGATTACTTGAGTATGATAACGTGATGAATCAGCAGCGTGAGGTAATTTATTCGCGTAGACGGCATGCGTTATTCGGCGAACGTCTCAGAGAAGATATTTTCGAAATGCTTGATGATTTTCTTGACACTACCATCGAAAAACATTACGAGCAGGGAGATGTTGATGAATTTCGTGAGACAATGAGAACTAATCTCTTGGTAGATTTCGCTGTTACACCGGAACAGTGGGATAAACTCGGCAAAGAGGGTTTGAAAGTAGCGGCATACAAAGCATCTCTCGATTTTTATAAACGGAAAGAAGAGCGCATCGGGGCAGAGAATATGTCGATGCTTGAAAAAATGGTTGCTCTTCAGGTTATCGACGAAAGATGGAAAGATCATTTACGCGAGATGGATGATTTGAAAGAGGGAATTCACCTTCGTGCTTACGGACAGAAAGATCCGATCATCGAATACAAAACCGAAGCGTTCAGGATGTTCGTAGAATTGCTCGATTTAGTTCGCAACGAAACGATGAACTTAGTTTTTAAATTATTCCCTCAACAGACGCAGGAAGCACCTATATTACGTCAACCTAAAATTAGCAGACCACAAAATATGACGATGACACACGAATCGTCTCTGGGTATGGGATTGCAGGCAAGTCAGGCGCCGAGCGGAGATTCTACAACAGGTGAACAAAAAGGGGCTCCCGAATCGCGCGCAGGCAAGCCACAGCCAATTCACGTTGGCGATAAAGTAGGAAGAAATGATCCTTGTCCTTGCGGCAGTGGCAAAAAGTACAAACAATGTCATGGAAAATAA
- a CDS encoding amidase gives MKRKYYFIVVAIVGAIAFFAGAFLQSQSSNPIAKEIVASAEKIIGLSFSDAKRDSMLDGLNDQLKSYESLRQLSLPNDLPPAIGFNPVPVGFQFDMKKKSFKLGKLGRVELPNDENELAFYSVAQLAKLIKSKKISSEDLTKLYISRLKKYSPKLECVITLTESLALEQARRADREIAIGKYRGHLHGIPYGAKDLLATKGIRTTWGSVPYKNQMIDEDATVISKLEEAGAVLVAKLTMGELAWGDVWFGGKTRNPWNTMVGSSGSSAGSASATSAGLVAFSIGTETWGSIVSPSTVCGVSGLRPTFGRVSRHGAMALSWSMDKIGPICRTAEDCAIVFNSIYGADGIDQSVYDYPFSYDANARLSDLKIGYLKTEFDSIKENKNIYIQTLETLRSLGVNLIPVSLPKYPVNELAFILNAEAGAAFDDLTRNGQDDLLVRQIKDAWPNVFRVSRFIPAVEYIQANRHRFVLIQEMEKIFEEVDCYVAPPFEGDNLLLTNLTGHPCVVVPNGFSKSGMPTSITFIGKLFDEGTILTLAKQYQDATDYHHKHPKIK, from the coding sequence ATGAAAAGAAAATATTATTTCATTGTAGTTGCCATTGTCGGAGCGATTGCATTCTTTGCCGGTGCATTCCTTCAATCTCAATCTTCTAATCCAATAGCAAAAGAGATTGTTGCATCGGCAGAAAAGATTATCGGTCTATCATTCTCAGATGCCAAGCGCGATTCGATGCTCGATGGCTTAAACGACCAACTCAAAAGTTATGAAAGCTTGCGCCAACTCTCTTTACCGAATGATCTCCCACCAGCTATCGGTTTCAATCCGGTACCGGTAGGTTTTCAATTTGATATGAAAAAGAAATCGTTCAAGTTGGGGAAGTTAGGACGCGTGGAATTACCGAACGATGAGAATGAATTGGCTTTTTACTCGGTTGCTCAATTGGCTAAATTAATCAAATCAAAAAAAATCTCGTCGGAGGATTTAACAAAGTTATATATCAGCCGACTTAAAAAGTACAGTCCAAAACTTGAATGTGTCATTACATTAACAGAGAGTTTAGCCCTTGAGCAAGCGCGCCGCGCAGATAGAGAAATTGCAATCGGAAAATACAGAGGTCATTTACACGGAATTCCTTATGGTGCAAAAGATTTGTTGGCAACAAAAGGAATAAGAACAACTTGGGGATCTGTGCCATATAAAAATCAAATGATTGATGAAGATGCAACTGTAATCAGTAAGTTAGAAGAAGCGGGCGCGGTTCTTGTGGCAAAGTTAACCATGGGTGAACTTGCATGGGGTGATGTTTGGTTTGGCGGTAAGACGCGAAATCCTTGGAACACAATGGTTGGATCCAGCGGATCATCTGCAGGTTCTGCCTCCGCAACATCAGCAGGTTTGGTTGCATTTTCAATTGGAACAGAAACATGGGGTTCAATCGTATCACCATCTACGGTATGTGGCGTTAGCGGTTTGCGTCCCACATTCGGGCGGGTAAGCAGACACGGTGCAATGGCATTGAGTTGGTCGATGGATAAAATTGGTCCCATTTGTCGCACCGCTGAAGATTGCGCAATCGTTTTCAATTCAATTTACGGTGCTGATGGAATTGACCAGAGCGTTTACGATTATCCATTCTCATATGACGCCAATGCCAGGTTGAGTGATTTGAAGATAGGATATCTGAAGACTGAATTCGACAGTATCAAGGAGAACAAGAATATTTATATTCAGACACTGGAAACTCTTCGTTCATTAGGTGTAAATCTGATTCCGGTAAGTTTGCCTAAATATCCTGTGAATGAGCTTGCATTCATCTTAAACGCGGAAGCCGGAGCCGCATTTGATGATTTAACACGAAACGGTCAGGATGATCTACTTGTTCGTCAAATTAAGGATGCTTGGCCCAATGTGTTCAGAGTGTCGCGCTTCATTCCTGCAGTTGAATATATACAGGCAAATCGTCATAGATTTGTTCTGATTCAGGAGATGGAAAAAATATTTGAAGAAGTGGATTGCTACGTTGCTCCGCCGTTCGAAGGAGATAATCTTTTATTAACGAATCTCACGGGTCATCCGTGTGTTGTAGTTCCAAATGGTTTCTCAAAATCAGGTATGCCAACAAGCATAACATTCATCGGAAAGTTATTCGATGAAGGGACAATTTTAACACTGGCAAAACAATATCAAGATGCAACCGATTATCATCATAAACATCCGAAAATAAAATAA
- the era gene encoding GTPase Era has translation MEEIQKKIFHCGYVAIIGAPNVGKSTLINQLVGRKIAAVTRKPQTTRHKILGIMTTDEFQIIFVDTPGVMKPAYLLHEVMMKQTISVIGDSDAIIFMLDASMDERSDKMQQTLAYNLLKKTGTPIIPVLNKIDLLDQTILDRRIKHAKEMYGFEEIFLISALTNTGIPDMLNALSSKLPEHPAFYPAEVISEQPEKFFVAEIIREKIFEQYEEEIPYSTSVDIVEFKEQDGRKDVIHAEIYVEKEQQKGIIIGKKGLALKKIGEEARKDIELFLERPVYLQLYVKVREKWREQHKWLKRLGYE, from the coding sequence ATGGAAGAAATTCAGAAAAAAATATTTCACTGCGGTTACGTTGCAATAATCGGTGCACCGAATGTCGGTAAATCAACCCTCATTAATCAGCTCGTCGGCAGAAAAATTGCCGCGGTAACCCGCAAACCGCAAACCACACGACATAAGATATTGGGAATCATGACGACCGATGAATTCCAGATAATATTTGTCGATACACCGGGCGTGATGAAGCCGGCTTACCTGTTGCATGAGGTAATGATGAAGCAAACGATTTCAGTTATCGGAGATTCCGATGCAATCATATTCATGCTGGATGCATCTATGGATGAGAGAAGCGATAAGATGCAACAAACATTAGCGTATAATCTCTTGAAAAAAACCGGAACGCCGATTATACCGGTTCTGAACAAAATCGATTTGTTAGACCAAACAATTCTTGACCGGCGGATCAAACACGCGAAGGAAATGTATGGTTTTGAAGAAATATTCTTAATCTCTGCTCTGACTAATACCGGAATCCCCGACATGCTTAATGCATTATCGTCTAAATTGCCGGAACATCCGGCATTTTATCCCGCAGAAGTTATCAGCGAACAGCCGGAAAAGTTTTTTGTTGCAGAAATAATTAGGGAAAAAATATTCGAACAGTACGAGGAAGAAATCCCTTACTCAACTTCTGTGGATATAGTAGAATTCAAAGAACAAGATGGACGCAAGGATGTAATTCATGCCGAAATTTATGTCGAGAAAGAGCAACAGAAAGGAATAATCATTGGGAAAAAGGGACTGGCTCTTAAAAAAATTGGAGAGGAAGCCCGCAAAGATATTGAATTGTTTTTGGAGCGTCCGGTTTATCTGCAATTATATGTTAAAGTACGGGAGAAATGGCGCGAACAGCATAAATGGCTAAAACGTCTGGGTTATGAATGA
- a CDS encoding EamA family transporter encodes MLKTEKSLIIAGFILISIIWGSTWLVIKVGLTSITPLYGISFRFMIAAGILAIMMKMRGEKLYFDRSSVIQYINLAVLSFSFPFALVYWGEQYIASGLASVLFGAYPFVVAFGSHLYLPTERLNVLKSIGIVLGFSGIIIIFWTDLHLGSANVLGMSAILLSTVLQGTSLVILKRINHPMSPTALSLGGMLFGLLIMIPLAIIFEDISSLKFDGSGVGSILYLSTFGTVVTFVTYYWLMKRVEVVYLSLVSFVTPILAVALGSILLNEKLSGQIFFGTGFVLIGILTANGGDLTLQIKKMLGRVKNNGQ; translated from the coding sequence ATGTTGAAGACAGAAAAATCTTTGATCATAGCTGGTTTCATCCTGATTTCAATTATCTGGGGCTCCACCTGGTTAGTAATAAAAGTGGGGCTAACAAGCATTACACCGCTTTACGGGATTTCATTCCGCTTCATGATTGCCGCCGGCATCTTGGCGATCATGATGAAGATGAGAGGAGAGAAGTTATATTTTGACAGAAGTTCGGTTATACAATACATAAATCTTGCAGTGCTTTCATTCAGTTTTCCTTTCGCATTGGTTTATTGGGGAGAACAATATATTGCATCCGGTTTAGCATCTGTATTATTTGGTGCTTATCCATTTGTTGTCGCTTTCGGCTCTCACCTTTATCTGCCAACGGAGAGATTAAACGTTTTGAAATCGATTGGTATTGTATTAGGATTCTCTGGAATCATAATCATATTTTGGACAGATCTCCACTTGGGTTCGGCAAATGTATTAGGTATGTCGGCAATACTCCTAAGTACAGTTTTGCAAGGAACCTCATTGGTGATATTGAAAAGGATAAATCATCCAATGAGTCCGACAGCTTTAAGTTTAGGCGGGATGCTATTCGGTTTGCTGATAATGATTCCGCTTGCAATTATTTTTGAAGATATCTCGAGTTTAAAGTTCGATGGGTCGGGCGTTGGTTCGATTCTGTATCTTTCAACATTCGGGACCGTTGTTACCTTTGTAACATATTATTGGTTAATGAAAAGAGTGGAAGTAGTATATCTCTCCCTCGTATCGTTCGTGACTCCGATACTAGCTGTCGCATTGGGAAGTATCTTGTTAAACGAAAAACTGTCGGGGCAGATATTTTTTGGAACAGGTTTCGTTTTGATTGGAATATTAACAGCAAATGGCGGCGATTTAACATTACAAATAAAAAAAATGTTAGGACGGGTAAAAAATAACGGTCAGTAA
- a CDS encoding excinuclease ABC subunit C → MAEKYFKNPHNLNLSNKLANLPKNPGVYQFKNANNDILYIGKALNLRNRVRQYFHRCGNISSRIKAMIPKIADIELIITDSEIEALILEATLIKKHKPHYNIDLKDDKSYPYIVITKEPYPRIFVTRKIVNDGSKYFGPYTEVGYMRESLKMIKDIFKVRSCNYFLDDESILKKKYKLCLDYHINQCDGPCEGLVSEEKYNEMIDSVALLLKGKTGKLISDWEARMNSAAEGLHFEEAKRYRDGINQLRIYSERQKIIEPNLSDRDIIALVKDVDDACCVIFNVREGKITGKKHLLIKRVEGKPEEEIIEQMVQNYYLDATEIPSEIYLSHRPVSISVIQEWLKNKRDGRFKIIIPRAGEKIRLMNMCKLNAKIILDEYLSRRNLRNQKIPEALLVLKKHLQLKTIPHRIECFDISNIQGTDSVASMVVFIDGKPRKSEYRKFKINSVLGADDYASMKEVIGRRYKRLLEEKSQPPDLIMVDGGKGQLSSATEVLKLLQLWKEEKKGVSIIGLAKKLEEVYLPETPEPQNIPKASPALHLLQRIRNEAHRFAISYHRQLRGKRTIKTEIEEIGGIGKQYSNKLLKYFGSLKGIQIASYEKLKEIVGAKNAVKIIQYFSEK, encoded by the coding sequence ATGGCTGAAAAATATTTTAAAAACCCGCACAACTTAAATCTTAGTAACAAACTTGCAAACCTTCCAAAAAACCCTGGTGTTTACCAGTTCAAGAATGCCAATAATGATATCCTTTATATAGGTAAAGCATTAAATCTTCGAAATCGTGTTCGTCAATATTTCCATCGGTGCGGTAATATTTCTTCACGAATTAAAGCGATGATTCCAAAAATTGCCGATATAGAACTCATAATCACAGATTCGGAAATTGAAGCTCTGATTCTTGAGGCAACTCTTATCAAGAAACACAAACCGCATTATAATATCGATCTTAAGGATGATAAAAGTTATCCATACATCGTAATCACGAAAGAACCCTACCCCCGTATTTTTGTAACAAGAAAAATCGTTAATGATGGTTCAAAATATTTTGGTCCGTACACTGAAGTCGGATATATGAGAGAGTCTCTCAAAATGATAAAGGACATATTTAAAGTCAGAAGCTGTAATTATTTTCTTGACGATGAATCGATCTTAAAGAAGAAATATAAATTATGTCTTGATTATCATATCAATCAATGCGATGGTCCGTGCGAGGGATTAGTCTCAGAAGAAAAGTATAATGAGATGATAGATAGTGTTGCACTTTTATTGAAAGGGAAAACAGGAAAACTGATTTCTGATTGGGAGGCACGAATGAATTCGGCTGCAGAAGGATTACACTTTGAAGAAGCGAAACGATATCGTGACGGTATAAATCAATTACGGATTTACAGCGAAAGACAAAAAATTATTGAGCCGAACCTTTCCGATAGAGATATAATCGCGCTTGTGAAAGATGTTGATGATGCATGCTGTGTGATATTTAATGTTCGTGAGGGTAAAATTACCGGTAAAAAGCATTTATTGATTAAAAGAGTAGAAGGGAAACCGGAAGAAGAAATTATTGAACAGATGGTTCAAAATTATTATTTAGATGCAACAGAGATCCCTTCTGAAATATATTTATCACACCGGCCGGTAAGTATATCGGTTATTCAAGAATGGCTAAAGAATAAGAGAGATGGTAGATTTAAGATCATCATTCCTCGAGCGGGTGAGAAAATACGTTTGATGAATATGTGCAAATTAAACGCTAAGATAATACTTGATGAATATTTGTCGAGAAGAAATTTGAGGAACCAAAAGATCCCCGAAGCGCTGCTGGTGCTGAAAAAGCATTTGCAACTTAAGACAATCCCGCACCGGATCGAATGTTTTGATATATCGAATATACAAGGGACCGATTCAGTTGCTTCCATGGTAGTATTCATTGACGGTAAACCAAGAAAATCGGAGTATCGAAAATTTAAAATAAATTCAGTACTCGGAGCAGATGATTATGCCAGTATGAAAGAAGTGATCGGAAGAAGATACAAGCGGTTGCTTGAAGAAAAGTCACAACCACCTGATCTGATAATGGTTGATGGTGGCAAGGGGCAACTGTCGAGTGCGACAGAAGTCTTAAAATTACTTCAACTGTGGAAAGAAGAAAAAAAAGGAGTGAGTATAATTGGGCTTGCCAAAAAATTGGAAGAAGTATATCTTCCTGAAACACCCGAACCGCAGAATATTCCAAAAGCGTCACCTGCTCTTCATCTGCTTCAGAGAATCAGGAATGAAGCGCATAGATTCGCAATATCATATCATAGGCAGTTACGCGGAAAACGAACTATCAAAACTGAAATCGAAGAAATCGGAGGAATAGGGAAGCAATATTCTAATAAATTGCTCAAATATTTCGGATCACTAAAAGGTATCCAAATTGCAAGTTATGAAAAGCTTAAGGAAATAGTCGGTGCTAAGAATGCGGTGAAAATTATTCAATATTTTAGTGAAAAATAA
- the pyrR gene encoding bifunctional pyr operon transcriptional regulator/uracil phosphoribosyltransferase PyrR: protein MMHKIIDETGFGRTLTRLAHEIIERNKGAGNIAVIGIRTRGEYLAKRLADMISSIEKKEIKIGLLDITLYRDDLKEIQNQPLLKGTEISFDVNKKDIILIDDVLFTGRTVRAALDELTDLGRPASIQLAVLIDRGHRELPIRADFVGKNLPTSLDEEVKVLMKEIDSEDSVVLKYLEKGEN from the coding sequence ATGATGCATAAAATAATTGATGAAACAGGTTTCGGACGAACCCTTACCCGTCTTGCTCATGAAATTATCGAACGAAATAAAGGAGCCGGGAATATCGCTGTCATTGGCATTCGTACTCGGGGAGAATATTTAGCCAAGAGACTTGCAGATATGATATCTTCGATCGAGAAGAAAGAAATCAAGATCGGATTATTAGATATAACTTTATATCGCGACGATCTGAAAGAAATACAAAATCAACCGTTGTTGAAAGGAACCGAAATATCTTTTGATGTGAATAAGAAAGATATCATCCTTATAGACGATGTCTTGTTTACCGGTAGAACAGTTCGTGCCGCTCTGGATGAATTAACCGATCTCGGCAGACCGGCAAGCATTCAACTTGCTGTGTTGATTGATCGGGGACATCGTGAATTGCCGATCAGGGCAGACTTCGTCGGGAAAAATTTACCGACATCGTTGGATGAGGAAGTAAAAGTATTGATGAAAGAAATTGATTCAGAAGATTCAGTCGTGTTAAAATATTTGGAGAAAGGAGAAAACTGA
- a CDS encoding aspartate carbamoyltransferase catalytic subunit, which produces MPLQNRHLLGLEGVSKEDIQLILDTAVTFREVLERPIKKVPTLQGKTIVNLFFESSTRTRISFELAERRLSADVVNFSADMSSLKKGETLKDTARNIEAMKIDIVVMRHGAPGAALFLSRVIDSVIINAGDGAHEHPTQALLDLYSIHEKHKTIKGLKVCIVGDISHSRVALSNIYGLKTMGAEVAICGPATLIPSEIENLGVNTFNRIDDAIAWSDVLNVLRIQLERQDRSNIPSLREYRKYFAVTKERIQKAGKQITIMHPGPINRDVELSADVADSEHSIILQQVLNGVAVRMAVLYLLGTRS; this is translated from the coding sequence ATGCCACTTCAAAATCGCCATCTTCTTGGTTTGGAAGGAGTGTCTAAAGAGGACATCCAATTAATCCTTGATACTGCTGTTACATTCAGGGAAGTTTTAGAAAGACCGATAAAAAAAGTCCCGACACTTCAAGGAAAAACAATCGTAAATTTGTTTTTTGAAAGCTCCACCCGCACAAGAATATCATTCGAGTTAGCTGAACGACGTTTGTCGGCAGATGTTGTGAATTTTTCTGCTGATATGAGCAGTCTGAAGAAGGGCGAAACTCTCAAAGACACCGCACGCAATATCGAAGCGATGAAAATAGATATTGTTGTAATGCGCCATGGCGCACCAGGTGCTGCTCTGTTTCTAAGTCGCGTTATTGATTCCGTGATAATTAACGCAGGGGATGGAGCGCATGAACATCCAACGCAAGCCCTGCTCGATCTTTATTCGATACATGAAAAACATAAAACAATCAAAGGATTGAAAGTCTGCATAGTTGGTGATATTTCTCATAGCCGGGTCGCACTATCAAATATTTATGGTCTGAAAACAATGGGTGCTGAGGTTGCGATTTGTGGTCCTGCTACGTTGATTCCATCCGAGATCGAAAATCTAGGTGTGAACACATTCAACCGCATCGATGATGCCATCGCTTGGTCTGATGTTTTAAACGTATTGCGAATTCAACTTGAACGTCAAGACAGGAGTAACATCCCATCGTTGAGAGAATACAGAAAATATTTCGCTGTAACAAAAGAGAGAATTCAGAAAGCTGGTAAACAAATTACAATCATGCACCCCGGTCCAATAAACCGCGATGTTGAATTATCGGCAGATGTCGCGGATAGCGAACATTCAATAATTCTTCAACAAGTATTGAACGGTGTCGCTGTTAGAATGGCAGTACTTTATTTATTAGGTACAAGGAGTTGA